A region of Bifidobacterium adolescentis ATCC 15703 DNA encodes the following proteins:
- a CDS encoding coenzyme F390 synthetase gives MSMGQSQESTNIDETKETIKREVLDFIAQYGCGKAPDEAFDTLAKHIFAFQFEHNLPYRAYCMSKRVTPQTLANWMQIPPMPVDGFKMLTLTSVPEQDCEAVFTTSGTTHPGQRGRNFHPDLQVWDESMIVPFRHFIMPDRERIRIAVLSPAWDMNEHSSLSRYLTRAVEQCGAEGSGFFFHEDGLDFTGVERFLDEAATDGEPVMLMGASSAYLYLLDYLDKQGKTYALAADSRVFDTGGFKSTRTDMTVDDLYAAFERVFGVKRSHCVNMYGMTELSSQIYDQNILSYYTDGSSNYLKATPSWVRSVFLDPASLTPVADGEQGVIAHYDLANWNSCLAILTEDLGVRTEHGYVLNGRAKGAEARGCSITVDEVMAANA, from the coding sequence ATGAGCATGGGGCAATCGCAGGAATCCACGAACATCGACGAGACGAAGGAAACCATCAAACGGGAGGTGCTCGACTTCATCGCACAATACGGCTGCGGCAAGGCGCCCGATGAGGCGTTCGACACGCTGGCGAAGCATATCTTCGCCTTTCAATTCGAGCACAACCTCCCATACCGCGCCTACTGCATGTCCAAACGCGTGACGCCGCAGACGCTCGCCAACTGGATGCAGATTCCCCCCATGCCGGTGGACGGCTTCAAAATGCTGACGCTCACCTCCGTGCCCGAACAGGATTGCGAAGCGGTGTTCACCACCAGCGGTACCACGCATCCCGGTCAACGCGGGCGCAACTTCCACCCCGACCTGCAAGTGTGGGACGAGTCGATGATCGTGCCGTTCAGGCATTTCATCATGCCCGACCGCGAGCGCATCCGCATCGCAGTCCTCTCCCCCGCATGGGACATGAACGAGCATTCGTCGCTGTCCCGATATCTGACCCGCGCCGTGGAGCAGTGCGGCGCCGAAGGCAGCGGCTTCTTCTTCCATGAGGATGGCCTTGATTTCACAGGTGTCGAGCGCTTCCTCGACGAGGCCGCGACCGACGGCGAACCGGTGATGCTTATGGGCGCCTCCTCCGCCTACCTGTATCTGCTGGATTATCTGGACAAGCAGGGCAAGACCTACGCTCTGGCCGCCGATTCCCGCGTGTTCGATACGGGCGGTTTCAAAAGCACGCGCACCGACATGACGGTCGACGACCTGTATGCGGCGTTCGAACGAGTGTTCGGCGTGAAGCGCTCGCATTGCGTGAACATGTATGGCATGACGGAGTTGAGTTCGCAGATCTACGATCAGAACATCCTGTCCTATTACACGGATGGTTCGTCGAATTATCTCAAAGCCACGCCGTCGTGGGTGCGTTCGGTGTTCCTCGATCCGGCTTCGCTTACGCCGGTCGCCGATGGCGAGCAGGGTGTGATCGCGCATTACGATCTGGCGAATTGGAATTCGTGCCTGGCTATTCTGACGGAGGATCTGGGTGTGCGCACCGAACATGGCTATGTGCTGAACGGTCGTGCGAAAGGCGCCGAGGCGCGTGGCTGTTCGATCACCGTCGACGAGGTGATGGCGGCCAACGCATGA
- a CDS encoding acyl-CoA reductase has product MSDVDIFHAPRDFEFHDFDTRNVTASDGGTATLCFPRLDADAVHALAASVRRHRAEKLARYSTDGIVDVIARAVELWTDPEYPERRLAERLIPAVTGYDASMVRIELKRYMRMFRRRELLRFVDDELNCPQMLDEYRPNRSGGYTRLYGPELSFHVFSSNVPGIPVWSMTMGLLTKSAILGKSSFDEPLMPVLFARSLASVDPDMADALAIVPWRGGTVDLEDAAIGEADAVVAYGSSHTTEAIRPRVRAGKPFLSYGAKIGFSLIGREALRADLYAGTVHRMAIDVATYDQQSCLAPQTMFVERGGAMSPAQVAELLASELDGQQRKYPRSTPSEEESMAIQRLRSTAQMKALMLGAGPMAAAAGNADDAPSDDPFVVQSRSGTDWTVLYYPSIGMADSLSTPLNRTVNIVAVDHVEDALPTLRPYAQWLQTCGVALAPDRLFDVAQRVGETGIDRICPVGEMNRAKSGWHHDGGFNLLDLVHAVDIERNTDMYCDGFDMDVE; this is encoded by the coding sequence ATGAGCGACGTCGACATTTTCCACGCGCCGCGGGATTTCGAGTTCCATGATTTCGACACACGCAACGTCACGGCGTCCGATGGCGGCACGGCGACGTTGTGTTTCCCCCGTCTCGACGCCGATGCCGTGCATGCGCTGGCGGCGTCGGTGCGGCGGCATCGCGCCGAGAAACTGGCGCGGTATTCCACGGACGGGATCGTCGACGTGATCGCGCGCGCCGTAGAATTGTGGACGGATCCGGAATATCCGGAACGTCGGCTTGCGGAGCGGCTCATTCCCGCGGTCACCGGCTATGACGCGTCCATGGTGCGTATCGAATTGAAGCGGTACATGCGCATGTTCCGTCGGCGTGAGCTGCTGCGTTTCGTGGATGACGAGTTGAATTGCCCGCAGATGCTTGACGAGTATCGCCCGAACCGTTCGGGCGGATACACGCGGCTGTACGGTCCGGAATTGTCGTTCCACGTGTTTTCCAGCAATGTGCCGGGCATTCCCGTGTGGAGCATGACGATGGGTCTGCTGACGAAAAGCGCGATTCTCGGCAAATCGTCGTTCGACGAGCCGCTGATGCCGGTGCTGTTCGCCCGTTCCCTGGCAAGCGTCGACCCCGATATGGCGGACGCTTTGGCGATTGTGCCTTGGCGTGGCGGCACCGTGGATTTGGAGGATGCCGCGATTGGCGAGGCGGATGCGGTGGTCGCGTACGGTTCGTCGCACACCACCGAGGCGATTCGCCCGCGCGTACGTGCCGGAAAGCCTTTCCTCAGCTACGGCGCGAAAATCGGCTTCTCGCTGATCGGCCGCGAGGCGCTTCGCGCCGACCTGTATGCCGGCACCGTGCATCGTATGGCGATCGACGTGGCCACATACGACCAGCAAAGCTGTCTGGCGCCGCAAACCATGTTCGTGGAACGTGGCGGCGCGATGTCTCCGGCGCAGGTCGCCGAACTGCTTGCCAGCGAATTGGACGGGCAGCAGCGCAAATATCCCCGTTCCACACCGTCCGAAGAGGAGTCCATGGCGATTCAGCGGTTGCGTTCCACCGCGCAGATGAAAGCGCTGATGCTGGGCGCCGGCCCGATGGCCGCCGCGGCCGGCAACGCGGATGATGCGCCGTCCGACGACCCGTTCGTGGTGCAGTCGCGTTCGGGCACCGACTGGACGGTGCTGTACTATCCGTCCATCGGCATGGCCGACTCGCTGTCCACACCACTGAACCGCACCGTCAACATCGTGGCGGTGGACCATGTCGAGGACGCGCTGCCCACGCTGCGCCCTTACGCGCAATGGTTGCAGACCTGCGGTGTGGCGCTCGCTCCGGACCGGCTGTTCGACGTGGCGCAACGCGTCGGCGAGACCGGCATCGACCGCATCTGCCCGGTAGGCGAGATGAATCGCGCG